Proteins encoded in a region of the Stieleria neptunia genome:
- a CDS encoding UbiA prenyltransferase family protein, producing MTADDKRNELYAQTRDDLLKRQLSNNENFDRAILTLSSAGLATSVAFLRGMAAEYGTWWLVLSWVAFVGAIIATLVSFQTSQAGIKRQLELAEDYYLKKNDDALTASNKAAEWTDRLAGWSAISFICGIILLLCFFGSNLHQNTPEADMTKEIPGSQKKGASVNRMQQIEGGATVPNMQQAPTDDLGSSIPPMQQLPEQRTDAPSGGTTNTDSSTQSSD from the coding sequence ATGACGGCTGACGACAAGCGAAACGAACTTTACGCACAAACTCGCGACGACCTACTCAAACGTCAACTCTCCAACAACGAGAACTTTGACCGCGCGATTCTGACCTTATCGAGCGCAGGGCTCGCAACCAGCGTCGCGTTTCTACGTGGAATGGCCGCAGAGTACGGCACTTGGTGGTTAGTGTTGTCCTGGGTCGCATTTGTAGGGGCAATAATCGCAACGCTCGTCTCGTTCCAGACCAGCCAAGCTGGAATCAAGCGTCAGCTCGAGCTCGCCGAGGATTACTACCTCAAGAAAAACGACGACGCCTTAACGGCGTCGAACAAAGCCGCAGAATGGACGGATCGACTTGCCGGGTGGTCGGCGATTTCATTTATTTGCGGTATAATTCTGCTGCTATGTTTTTTCGGATCAAACCTTCATCAAAACACGCCGGAGGCGGACATGACCAAGGAAATCCCAGGGTCGCAAAAGAAGGGCGCGTCAGTAAACCGTATGCAACAAATCGAGGGTGGAGCAACTGTTCCGAACATGCAACAGGCGCCTACCGACGATTTGGGCTCGAGCATTCCACCGATGCAACAGCTTCCCGAGCAACGGACGGACGCACCATCAGGCGGTACCACGAACACCGATTCCTCGACGCAATCAAGTGACTAA